Part of the Triticum urartu cultivar G1812 chromosome 2, Tu2.1, whole genome shotgun sequence genome, TCACAACAATACACGACACGTCTTGGGTGCTGGATGTTCCTCTTCTGTCCAGTCGTCTCTCTTGGTGGGCACACAAATTATTGTCGACGGAGTACACTTGACATTCATAGTATGGTACAAGAGCAGCGAGTGGTCTTAGGCAACTTGTTCGTCTTCTTGTCTGACACAAACAAGTTAACATAATTCAGCAAAATGAACGAGACAATAAATTTAACATAATTCaacataaatttaaccaacgtgGGCGactgcggcgggagcaaaaattaaaATGGGATATTTTTTGCTCCCGCCGCGGTCGCCcacgttggttaaatttatggtcaaactTAAATCTCGAAAAGCGCGGGcgcactacattatggaatggagggagtataacaTTGCATCCAACAGCGTCCTATCTGTTTGAAGAAGCAGAATATTACATGCTGTAACGAGACATACATTTCAATGTAATTTCCGCTAATTTCTGCTGTACTGGTCAAGTGGTTATTAGAGGGGATTAGACAGAAACCAAATCTGTGATCTGGCATTGTCGGGAAAGACAAGAATTTCATCTACGAATTACGGGACAGACAACAGGCTCACCAAACTGATTTCTCATGGACAGAAGCGCAGAGCTCTGACtttcatgtcaacattttcatattTCATCCacaatcatttttttcttcagagAATCTAATGAACATTATTTTTCCGCGTGCAGATTCCACACATATGATGGCACATTAGTGATAGAATGAATGGTAGAAAGGAAACAAATGACTGACATGCACCCATTGCAATTTTAAGACACAACTTGGATGGTGAAACAATGTTAATCAGTCTAAGTCAGACACACGGGAAGATTCAGCAAGTCATAAGCAATGCTTTACACAAATATTACAAAGTTGCAGCTTACCTGGTTTTGACTTTGCGGATGATGGCTGGACAACGACATGCATTGTTATAACAGTGCTGGGAAGATCACCAAAAGGTGCTCTGCACTGTGCGATATTCTTGTCATTTTCTAGAATTTTGCCTCCACTTATCAGTTTCACATCATTAGCACTCTTTGGGACAATTGTTTTATCTACAAGCAGAATCATTACAGAATTAGAAATATTACACAAGCAGCGGAGGAGATATAACTA contains:
- the LOC125538061 gene encoding membrane-anchored ubiquitin-fold protein 4, whose product is MAQGEETKVEGTREEERADAGAGAEEEEVEVKFRLFDGSDIGPIRCNAAATTVATLKDRVVADWPKDKTIVPKSANDVKLISGGKILENDKNIAQCRAPFGDLPSTVITMHVVVQPSSAKSKPDKKTNKLPKTTRCSCTIL